The Cheilinus undulatus linkage group 21, ASM1832078v1, whole genome shotgun sequence region TGACCACTGGCTAATGGACTGTTTACGGGCTCTCCAACATGACACAATTCCTAGTTCCCAGTCCTCTCTGCTGGAATCTCGAGATGCTTATGTCACCCTGAGCACCAACAACTGCATCAATGATGAACACCTGGATGACATTCTTGAAGAGGCCTCCCCCCTTGAGGTGCTTTTTGCTTCAAAAAAGACAGTGCTAGGTGAATCCCATTCTGACCTGGGATCTGTTCAGCATAGCTCTGGGTCAGGCAGACTATCATCGCAGTCTAGCCTTGAGTATCCAAACCACGCCTGGAAGCCCAGAGGTCCCGGATACATCTACATGGCAGTTGCAGATTCTGGAGTCTCTATGGATTACAGTCCCATGAGTAGAACAGATGACATTGGAAAAATGGTTATCTACACCAATGAATATAAGAATGATGTTCCTGCTCATCGGAGACCATTCCTGTCAAGGCAGCATCCTGTCAATGATGATGATGGCTAAGATGATGCAAAGATGGAAAGTTTCAACATGGACTACAGCTTCAAACAGGCTCTGTGAAGACATTTGAATTTAACCCTAAGTTATGTAAACCCTCATCAACTGTTAAGAAAGGTGTTCTAAGAAATCAGGAGCAGACTTTAAGGATAGGGCTGGTGATACTTTAACATGTAAAGAATAGAGAAAACTAGCAACAACCCCGTCCCTAAGTGTTACCTGTTTGCTGTAGCCTGATAGCTATAGCTACACTTCAGAATGGTAAGATAATAAATTAAGGTACACCATTTGCGTGATGTAAGCTTTTCCCAACATTAAAGTCACATAAATAATTAAGCCCAAAGATTATCAGTCTAATATGTAACTTCATCACTAGGGGAGAGGGGTGAGGGGTTGAGCATAATTatacagaaaaaacacaaggtTTGAATCTCAAAACAATTGGCTTACACATTTCTGCATGGctaaaaatttttttaaaaatgtgtttggaatatttttttcctaattACATACTTTTTTATGGGTCACATCATTGTGTCCTCATCACAGCATATGTTTTGAGAGAATActtatgttaaatatctctttTATTCCTCTGGGGTTTGCTTTCAAGATATATTTTATTTAGTGCTCTTGGTTTCTCAGagtcaaatattttttctgcactgatttttttagtgtatttttgtttttgtaaaatactTTCAGTGATATCAACCATTGATGTCTCACTTGCTTTATTAGTAGTTTCCCACCTGAAGGCTAGGACCCCTTAAATTGTTACAACAtaagcaaaacagaaaaatattctattgttttattgtttaataattttttaaacatagaTTTAAGACACTGAACATTTCAACTTATTAAATCGTGTACATGTAAAAATACTGgtcctgttgtctttaaaagcaTGGGCAGCATAACAACATATTTAATCAGTGTAAACACAACAAGTGTAAGTGAAGACTGACTTTAATCATGTTAACTTGCCAATTTGCCAGCGCAGTCATGTCAGGTAGAAGAAGGGCAAAGATTTACAATTGAAATCAGGAACAATGCTTAACTTTTAAGGCAGTGCGGCAGGTACTATTAAACTGTACAATTACACTGTAGCTTAACTTATCGTCTCCAGAAACACCCAAGACCTTCAATTAAAAGCTGAGCAATGCCAAAAAAGCAATTTCTGTGAACAAAACTAGTCTGCAGGTGAAGCAACTGATCTTCAAAAACCACTCCATGACTCCATGATTCTCTGgagtaaacatttttaaaccaatttaaaCTCCATCTGACTGTCAGGAAAAATTAACAGCTGCCACTCTTGGTCTATGTTTAGCCTGCCCTTATTGTCTTTCATACAACAGGATTGTGCGGTGCCTGTCCCAGAGACAAAAATGTGCCACACCTCCTGTAACCCAGCTGCCACAGCTTCATAACTTTTGTCTTGATCCAGAGTACAGCGAACTTGAAAATAGCGATCAAGAACATCAAGAATTGGATCTATGGCAGAGGCCTCCCCACCTGCTTGCCCGGTGTCTACTTTCGACTGGAAGGAGGCGATGAAGCTGCAGGGGGCCGCACAAGAGGAACGTTGTTTCAGTAGTCGTGTGAGGAAGGCAGCACTGTCACATAGCAGTGCAGCAAGGTGTGCAGCACAGGACTGCTCTCCAGGGTAAAATCCACTGGTGATGCCACCTACTGGGCTGCACAGGTAGCCCTCCAGTCTATCAACTATGATTAATGAGGGAGGTGCGACAGACATGAACTCATGAAGGCTAGCTACCTGCTGAAGCAGCTCCTCCATCCTGCAGGGATAGCAAAACTTGATTTTCTTGAagggaaaaaggagaaaatgacTTGTTTAAACATTTAGATTCAGTTTAAgtccaaataaataacaaataatgGTCATCACACTTTTTCAGGGCCAAGTGTTACATCAATAAGTGCCCTGTTCGATTCAACAATTTCTATATATCAGACAAATTCCATGTgctaaaataaattacaaagaaaacacTGTACTATGAGTGGAGtctcaaaatgtttttcttattaaaaaaaaacagctgacaagtatgaataaataagcaaaaTATTTGCTAATCAATTTTCTGTATCCTGTTAGTGCATCCACTAAGGCTTAAAACAGACCATTCTACTGCTATCAActtgaaatacataaatataaagtgtACTTAATGAAATCACTTTGGATGGACTGGTCATGAATTGTTCAGGTATATCAATGATTAGTACAGGAATGCATGGGTGCATAAGACTAAAGATTGGTACTAGCTGTTAGCCCTGTTGACTGACAGTGGTCCAATGGCGAATAATGTGGCATTCAACAATGTCAGTAGCTGACAACTATCTGTGGTGTTGTACTAATTTCAATGCAAGCTAGCTAGTAAACCTCACTGATGACTCAAAGAAGAGTTTTCTATCGGGCAGAAGGTGACTACCTACTGGACAGActgttttaatggtcaaattTGAGAGAAGGAGAAAATGGCAGTCCTTTCAGGAAGCCCCATGCAGTATGCAAAAAATGTTCCAGTAACATTCCAAGAGGAGGAGGAACTATTTAAATAAACCCAATCACATAgctgattttgaaaaataaaaaggacaGGAAGGATGTGAATTATGAATAATTGatggaaaacaaaacagtttttctttaatcaattttcaatCAAAAGAAGCAGTCACACCCACAAGTAGTCTTtgataaaaagtatttacaatACAACTTGAAAGTGTAACAAGTGTCTAAGGAGCTGACACAACCATGATCATTAATGAAATGCTGAAGGAGAAGAAACACCAGATGGAGATATTTATCACATTCCTGGTGTGCTGTATTAACTGGTGAGAGTTGGAGCAGATCTTCGGGGGGCATGGCTTCCAACGATTCTTGTTTACCTTctaaatggcattaaaatgcaGTAACACCACTTGCTGCTCCAATGTAAGACTTTACTGTTGTCCGTAGAGGCATTAAGGTCATGAGCGAGGTGTTTGTGTAGTCACAAACTAAGTTTTAAGCTGTAGAAATGGGAAAGAAAATACAGGTGACTGTGCAGGTGCCTcttcaaaacaaagcaaacgGAGGAGTATTTGTTGTCACGTATAATTGTGGTTATGAATCTGATGGATTTGGGAATGTTTATTCTTGCACACAGTCTGGAATGGGTACATCCCGTCTGAGGGATGCGTTTGAAAAAGACTAGTAAGTAAAGTAGAAAGACGTGCTCACTGTGTTAACTTGTGACAGCCTTGTAGGCAtaggcgtagcacaggggggaaaagggtactaATTATCCAGaaccacagtagggaggggcccttgggGAGCCtgtaatgaaaagtgtgtttttatttattttttcttatagtAATTACTGACATTATTGAAtctaaattaataaaatgaatTGGTCAATAGGCAGAAATTTGTATCGAATAGATTGAAataaaaaggggggggggggggggttgctcCTCcttcaaaaaatgtcaaaatggtgtggtccagcgctgcaaaataatgcaagtaaatttgaCTTAACCATTGTAAAAATCTTGCTCTTAAATCcagaaattatggttaaaaagaattttaaatgcAGATATTTGTATAAATTAAGCAACATCTGTTGCTTGGATAAAGTCGGTTaagggggcccaaaatccctatcTACGTCCCTGCTTGTTAGCTCGTGATAGTCTGTGCACTCTCgtgtttaaatacaaaaaaaccccaaaacaaaacaaaaaaatttaaacatattCAGTCTACATACTAACACTTTACATGGGTTTAGTTTGAGCAGTATGAGGCTACAGGAAAATTAATAATATAATCTGTTCAGATGATGGCAACACATGTTAAATATATCCAATTCCTCAACCcggagaaaaaaacaactgaaaatggtACTTGCCCATGCTatcaaaatgtcttttattGTAGAGGCAttaaaaacactgcagtttaaaagagcaCCTTTCTGTAAGTCATCAGGAGTACTTTCCATAATGTAATTTATCTCCTATTAATCCCAGAGGGCCTCGTTGGGACCACCATCAGCTGTGGTGGTCAGATTAACTTGTGACCTAATGTTTCACTCCTGTCATAAATTTAAGTCCTAGTACCGATATCTAAAGTATTCATAATGATTCtgtaaacattttgaaatgtgtACTGACTCTGTCTGAGACTGTTAGTATGAGGGACATGTACTTTACTTgtgtttgatctttttttttccctgcaatTTTCAGAGTGAGCACACCTCCTGACCCAGCTCGTTTCCAACTTAGGTAAAGATAGAAAGATATTCACAGATTCAGACTTGCCGCTTTAATAACTCAGTAGAGGatcatcacatttacaaaaaacttaGACCTTTTTTTCAATCACGTACAGTGGACTGTGAGCTACAACACAATTTTTCTCAAAACGAACCGTCCATGGGGCTTGACAGATTGAATTGTTCTCTTTGCGCAACCGGCGGTGGATTGGAGGCGACGGGACCGTCTACAAATTGCCATATGGGAATGAAAAGTATTCAATAACTCTGATACTGTACATTGTAGTGACTTTAAACTGACAACAAACATCAGTCATGACCTCTACTTTATACTACAAGGcttattttggcaaaaaaaaagtgttaactgtAATTTTTATGAATTTTGTTATATTAAATTAGGTAATTATCTTTAACAACTCCAATATTATACATTTTAGTGACATGAAACTTACATCACACATCAATCATGTCCTGAACTTCAAAACTACTAGACTTATTTTGGCAGAAAAGTGTTTACTGTAATTTTCATGAATTTCTATATATGAAAATAAGCAATCATCTTTAATAACTCAAATATTATACATTTAAGTGACATGAAACTTACATCACACATCAATCATCTCTTCTACTTTATACTGCAAGACTTatgttggtaaaaaaaaaaagtgtttactGTAATTGTTataattttcttaaaataaatttagTAATAAATCTTTAATAACTCCATTATTATACATTTTAGTGACATAAAACTTACATCATACATCAGCCATGTCCTGGGCTTGATACTACAAGACTTATTTTGGCAAAAACGTGTTTACTgtaatttttatgattttttatatATCAAATCAAGCCATAATCTTTAATAACTCCATTATTATACATTTTAGTTGCATGAAACTTACATCACAGATCAATCATCTCTTCTACTTTATAGTATAAAGTAGAGGACATGGTTGATTCCTAActtaatatataaaaaaatcataaaaattacAGTAAACACCTTTTTGCCAAAATAAGCCTTGTAGTAGAAAGTCCAGGACATGATTGATGTGTGATGTAAGTTTCATGTCACTAAAATTTATAATATTGGAGttattaaagatttattttgtaattcAATATATACAAAATCTTGAACAAAACAAGTCTTGTACTGTAAAGTAGAGGACATGGTTGATGTGTGATGTAAGTTTCATGAGACTTAAATGTATAATATTGGAGTTATTAAAGAATAATTGCATAATTTCATAtataaaattcataaaaattaCAGTAAACACTTTTTGCCGACGTAGAACTTGTAGTATAAAGTAGAGGTCATGGTTGATGTGTGATGTAAGTTTCATGTCTCTAAAATGTATAATATTGGAGTTATTAAAGATTTATTACAAGAGTCACCTGTATTTTCTTTCCCATTTCTACGGCTTAAAACTAAGTTCGGGACTACACAAACACCTTCCTCACGACTTAAATGCGTCTACGGACAACAATAAAGTCTTACATTGGAGGAGCAAGCGGTGTTACTGCATCTAAATGCCATTTAGAAGGTAAACAAGAATCGTTGGAAGTCACGCCCTCCGAAGATCTGCTCCGACCATAGGCTCCGACTGTCACCAGTTAATTTGTCACCAGTTACTTTGTATGACACCAGAACCCAAGCGCTGGTCTAAAATAGTATATCGGTCTGTAACATTgtataatcagaaaaaaaacatacaacattCACCTTAACACCCACTATCAATGAGTAACTTCATGAATAAAATGACCTGTACCTTCAGAATTTCCGGCCTCAAGCTTGGAATACATTTCTGCAGAGACAGTGGAAGACTCTGAATTTGCGTGCTAGTGAAAAATATCACGTTCATCCCCGTCTCGGCAGCTGTAACAGCCGCGAGGAGGAGCAAAGAGCGGCTAATGCTGTTGTCTCCCAGCACCAGCGTGCCACAACTTTCGGGCGACGGAGGCGTAATTTggcagtcattttttaaatttgtttttgacattaaagtccTAAAGACAAGTGTTAAAATATCCGCCATGACTAATACTATCAAACTATACACTTTTCTCTACGAATATCGTCTCCCAGTGGAGTTAATGTAGAGAAGATACCCGCGTCCGTTTTCATGTCGCTAAGAGGTGTTCATGCTGCATCGGTCCGCAATAAACAGACTCCATGCGAAGACCGTTCCGCTTCAGCACTTCGTAAGCCCATGGTCTCTCTCAATATTAGACAAGCGCATTCCGATGCAAAAAACGACGTGGTCAGCACTAgttttgctgtctttttttttttcaccgtGTG contains the following coding sequences:
- the swsap1 gene encoding ATPase SWSAP1, whose translation is MADILTLVFRTLMSKTNLKNDCQITPPSPESCGTLVLGDNSISRSLLLLAAVTAAETGMNVIFFTSTQIQSLPLSLQKCIPSLRPEILKKIKFCYPCRMEELLQQVASLHEFMSVAPPSLIIVDRLEGYLCSPVGGITSGFYPGEQSCAAHLAALLCDSAAFLTRLLKQRSSCAAPCSFIASFQSKVDTGQAGGEASAIDPILDVLDRYFQVRCTLDQDKSYEAVAAGLQEVWHIFVSGTGTAQSCCMKDNKGRLNIDQEWQLLIFPDSQMEFKLV